A window of the Prosthecobacter debontii genome harbors these coding sequences:
- a CDS encoding DUF1501 domain-containing protein encodes MKMHPLCSGQHSNPFAASQRRRDFLQVGALAGLGITLPQLLKLQAGQMALPPVETYKPIATSIIHIYLPGGMAQHESWDPKPFASPEYRGPFNPIKGVTGEYVGEKFAKTAKILDKISLIRSVTHGEAAHERGTHNMFTGYRPSPAIKFPSFGSIISHEQGPRNNLPPYVAIPGVIAPDQGSGYLSSAYGPFALGSDPASPGFTVRDLATPQDIDDRRFERRRSLLATVDEHFRHQEKSDSVEAMDSFYSAAYSLITSSQAREAFNLNAESAKLRDEYGRTSAGQRFLLARRLVEAGVRMVSVNYGSWDHHSNIKGSFESQAVQFDQAFARLIRDLDERGMLDTTLVLVSSEFGRTPKINSTNGRDHHPRVFSVAMAGGGVKKGFIYGKSDALGAEPDENPVGPEDLARTMYRLLGINSQKRLILEGVRPIDIVNGGRLIEELIA; translated from the coding sequence ATGAAAATGCATCCTTTGTGCAGTGGACAACACAGCAACCCTTTTGCCGCCTCGCAACGCCGTCGAGACTTCTTGCAGGTGGGTGCTCTCGCGGGACTGGGGATCACCTTACCGCAGTTACTCAAGCTCCAAGCCGGACAGATGGCTCTGCCCCCGGTCGAGACCTACAAGCCAATCGCCACCTCCATCATTCATATCTATCTCCCGGGTGGCATGGCCCAGCATGAATCCTGGGATCCCAAGCCCTTTGCCTCCCCAGAGTATCGCGGCCCATTCAATCCCATCAAAGGAGTCACCGGGGAGTACGTTGGGGAGAAGTTTGCCAAGACAGCTAAGATTCTGGATAAGATCAGCCTCATTCGCTCGGTGACCCATGGCGAGGCGGCGCACGAACGTGGCACTCATAACATGTTCACAGGGTATCGCCCGAGTCCTGCGATCAAGTTTCCTAGCTTTGGCAGCATCATCTCTCATGAACAGGGACCACGAAACAATCTGCCCCCTTATGTGGCCATCCCAGGTGTCATTGCACCGGATCAAGGCAGCGGTTATCTGAGCAGCGCTTACGGTCCTTTTGCTCTGGGCAGTGATCCCGCCTCTCCAGGTTTCACCGTGCGTGACTTGGCCACGCCCCAAGACATTGATGATCGCCGGTTTGAACGACGACGCTCTTTGTTAGCCACTGTGGATGAGCATTTCCGCCATCAGGAAAAATCAGACAGTGTCGAGGCCATGGATAGCTTCTACAGCGCGGCTTACAGCCTGATCACTTCCAGCCAGGCTCGGGAGGCTTTCAATCTCAATGCGGAATCGGCCAAACTAAGGGATGAATATGGACGAACCAGTGCCGGTCAGCGCTTTCTCCTCGCGCGTCGCTTAGTGGAAGCGGGTGTGCGCATGGTCTCTGTGAATTACGGAAGTTGGGATCACCACTCGAATATCAAAGGCTCCTTCGAAAGCCAAGCCGTGCAGTTCGACCAAGCCTTTGCCCGCCTGATTCGCGATCTCGATGAGCGTGGCATGTTGGACACAACCCTGGTGCTGGTGAGTTCCGAGTTTGGGCGCACGCCGAAGATCAACTCCACCAATGGGCGAGATCACCATCCTCGGGTCTTCTCTGTGGCGATGGCGGGTGGCGGCGTGAAGAAAGGTTTTATCTACGGTAAATCCGATGCTCTGGGGGCTGAGCCGGATGAAAACCCCGTTGGGCCGGAGGATCTCGCCCGCACCATGTATCGGCTTTTGGGGATTAACTCGCAAAAGCGCCTCATTTTGGAAGGCGTGCGCCCGATTGATATCGTCAATGGCGGCCGACTGATTGAAGAGTTGATCGCGTGA
- a CDS encoding c-type cytochrome — translation MKKLLKVICGLFVLIAVAIGGLLFYVTRFLPNIPAQADLKVAVTPERVERGKYLAHSVAVCMDCHSTRDWGTFSAPLKPGTLGIGGELFDQKMNFPGSFISPNITPHGLKEWSDGELYRAITSGVSKDGHPLFPIMPYPAYGKMATEDIYSIIAYLRSLPAIQSSPAPSKADPPVNVIMHLMPQPAQPMALPNKSGVVAYGGYLANAAGCTECHTKMEKGTPVGKPYAGGFEFAMPAGVLRSPNITPHPTTGIGAWTKQMFIDRFKAYAPDRFKATPVDMMKGEMQTVMPWTMYATMTEEDLGAIYEFLKTLPAEENGVERWTVTSK, via the coding sequence ATGAAAAAACTCCTGAAAGTCATCTGCGGTCTCTTCGTCCTGATCGCCGTGGCAATTGGCGGTCTCCTCTTCTATGTGACCCGCTTCCTGCCTAACATCCCTGCTCAGGCAGACCTGAAAGTGGCAGTCACTCCCGAGCGAGTCGAGCGAGGCAAGTATCTCGCCCACAGTGTGGCAGTGTGCATGGACTGCCACAGCACCCGAGACTGGGGCACTTTCTCCGCCCCGCTCAAACCCGGCACGCTCGGAATTGGAGGCGAGCTCTTTGATCAAAAGATGAATTTCCCGGGCTCCTTCATCTCGCCTAACATCACCCCCCATGGATTGAAGGAATGGAGTGATGGCGAGCTTTATCGCGCCATCACCAGTGGGGTGAGTAAAGATGGCCACCCGCTTTTTCCCATCATGCCTTATCCTGCCTATGGTAAAATGGCCACGGAGGACATCTACAGTATCATCGCTTATCTGCGCAGTCTGCCAGCCATTCAGAGCAGCCCGGCACCGTCTAAAGCCGATCCACCCGTGAATGTGATCATGCATCTCATGCCCCAACCCGCTCAGCCAATGGCGTTGCCCAATAAGTCGGGTGTGGTCGCCTATGGCGGTTATCTGGCCAATGCAGCCGGCTGCACCGAATGCCACACCAAGATGGAAAAGGGCACTCCTGTCGGCAAACCTTACGCAGGCGGCTTTGAATTTGCCATGCCTGCGGGTGTACTGCGTTCACCGAATATCACGCCACACCCAACGACCGGCATCGGTGCTTGGACGAAGCAGATGTTCATCGATCGTTTCAAAGCCTATGCACCTGACCGCTTCAAGGCCACACCCGTGGACATGATGAAAGGCGAAATGCAAACCGTCATGCCATGGACCATGTATGCCACCATGACCGAGGAAGATCTGGGGGCCATCTACGAGTTTTTGAAGACCCTCCCCGCCGAAGAAAATGGGGTCGAACGATGGACGGTGACCAGTAAGTGA